In one Streptomyces venezuelae genomic region, the following are encoded:
- a CDS encoding amidase, translating to MTELADLTAVQLVDGYRKGEFSPVDATRAALRRAEESQPRVNAFVRITADSALSQAEASAERWRRGAPQGLVDGVPVSVKDLLLQRGEPTLRGSLTVRPEGKWNEDAPSVARLREHGAVFIGRTTTPEFGWKGVTDGPQSGITRNPHDPSRTSGGSSGGSAAAVALGAAPLSLGTDGGGSVRIPAAFCGIFALKPTYGRVPLYPASPFGTLAHVGPMTRDAADAALMMEVISGPDDRDWSQLGPVAGSFRAGLDGGVRGLRVAYSPSLGGQVAVRPAVAAAVRRAVESLAAQGAYVEEADPDFSDPVEAFHTLWFSGAARVVQHLAPAQRELLDPGLREVCGQGARYSALDYLAAVDIRMALGRRMGHFHSTYDLLVTPTLPITAFEAGVEVPKGSGHRRWTGWTPFTYPFNLTQQPAATIPCGADDDGLPIGVQVVAARHADAVVLRAAQALYESGSASVTPPALG from the coding sequence ATGACCGAGCTCGCGGATCTCACGGCTGTACAACTGGTCGACGGCTATCGCAAGGGCGAATTCAGTCCGGTCGACGCGACGCGGGCGGCCCTGCGCCGGGCGGAGGAGAGCCAGCCGCGGGTGAACGCCTTCGTGCGGATCACGGCGGACTCGGCGTTGTCGCAGGCCGAGGCCAGTGCGGAGCGGTGGCGGCGGGGCGCGCCGCAGGGGCTCGTGGACGGCGTCCCCGTGTCCGTGAAGGATCTGCTCCTCCAGCGCGGCGAGCCGACGCTGCGGGGGTCGCTGACGGTGCGCCCGGAGGGCAAGTGGAACGAGGACGCGCCCTCCGTCGCCCGGCTGCGCGAGCACGGCGCGGTGTTCATCGGCCGGACGACGACGCCGGAGTTCGGATGGAAGGGCGTCACGGACGGTCCGCAGAGCGGCATCACCCGCAACCCGCACGATCCGTCGCGCACGTCGGGCGGCTCCAGCGGGGGCAGCGCCGCCGCCGTGGCGCTCGGCGCGGCCCCGCTGTCGCTCGGCACGGACGGCGGCGGCTCGGTGCGCATCCCCGCGGCGTTCTGCGGGATCTTCGCGCTGAAGCCGACGTACGGCAGGGTGCCGCTGTATCCCGCGAGCCCGTTCGGGACGCTCGCGCACGTCGGGCCGATGACCCGCGACGCGGCGGACGCGGCGCTGATGATGGAGGTGATCTCGGGCCCCGACGACCGCGACTGGTCCCAGCTGGGACCCGTGGCGGGGAGTTTCAGGGCGGGCCTCGACGGGGGCGTGCGCGGTCTGCGCGTCGCCTACTCCCCCTCCCTCGGCGGGCAGGTCGCGGTGCGTCCCGCCGTCGCGGCGGCGGTGCGGCGGGCGGTGGAGTCGCTCGCGGCGCAGGGCGCGTACGTGGAGGAGGCCGACCCCGACTTCTCCGACCCGGTGGAGGCCTTCCACACCCTGTGGTTCAGCGGGGCGGCGCGCGTCGTGCAGCATCTGGCGCCCGCACAGCGGGAGTTGCTCGACCCGGGGCTGCGGGAGGTCTGCGGGCAGGGCGCGCGGTACAGCGCGCTGGACTACCTCGCGGCCGTCGACATCCGCATGGCCCTCGGGCGGCGCATGGGGCACTTCCACTCGACGTACGACCTGCTGGTCACGCCGACGCTGCCGATCACGGCGTTCGAGGCGGGTGTCGAGGTGCCGAAGGGGTCGGGGCACCGGCGCTGGACCGGGTGGACCCCGTTCACGTACCCCTTCAACCTCACGCAGCAGCCCGCCGCGACGATTCCCTGCGGGGCGGATGACGACGGACTGCCCATCGGCGTGCAGGTGGTGGCCGCACGCCATGCGGACGCGGTGGTGCTCCGTGCTGCGCAGGCTTTGTACGAGTCGGGCAGCGCCTCCGTGACGCCACCCGCACTCGGCTGA
- a CDS encoding D-2-hydroxyacid dehydrogenase, translating to MRNGVPSVSETTVLVLDAAPPTPPPRLGSLAGQARILHADEATLAEQLPLADALLVWDFTSDAVRRAWPGEGPRPRWVHTASAGVDHLMCPELAASDTVVTNARGVFDQPIAEYVAALVLALAKDLPRTLELQRERSWHHRETQRIAGTRACVIGSGPIGRAIARTLKGLGILTALVGRTARPGVHGTDELDRLMARADWVVCAAPLTDDTRGMFDARRFGFMQPSARFINIGRGPLVVEDDLVEALTKRWIAGAALDVFEHEPLPEDSPLWTTPGLLVSPHMSGDTVGWRDALGAQFVELFRAWAADRPLTNVVDKERGYVPGH from the coding sequence TTGCGAAACGGTGTCCCGTCGGTTTCCGAAACGACCGTCCTCGTCCTTGACGCCGCGCCACCGACCCCGCCGCCGCGCCTCGGCAGCCTGGCCGGACAGGCCCGGATCCTGCACGCCGACGAGGCCACACTGGCCGAACAACTGCCCCTGGCGGACGCCCTCTTGGTGTGGGACTTCACCTCGGACGCGGTGCGCCGCGCCTGGCCGGGCGAGGGCCCCCGGCCCCGCTGGGTGCACACCGCGAGCGCGGGCGTCGACCATCTGATGTGCCCCGAACTCGCCGCGTCCGACACCGTCGTGACGAACGCCAGAGGCGTCTTCGACCAGCCCATCGCCGAGTACGTGGCCGCGCTGGTCCTCGCCTTGGCCAAGGACCTGCCGCGCACCCTGGAGCTGCAGCGCGAGCGCTCCTGGCACCACCGCGAGACCCAGCGGATCGCGGGCACGCGCGCGTGCGTCATCGGTTCGGGGCCCATCGGGCGGGCCATCGCGCGCACCCTGAAGGGCCTCGGCATCCTCACGGCCCTGGTGGGCCGTACGGCGCGGCCCGGGGTGCACGGCACGGACGAGCTGGACCGGCTGATGGCCAGGGCCGACTGGGTGGTGTGCGCGGCGCCGCTCACGGACGACACGCGGGGCATGTTCGACGCGCGGCGCTTCGGGTTCATGCAGCCGTCGGCTCGGTTCATCAACATCGGGCGTGGGCCCCTCGTCGTCGAGGACGACCTGGTCGAGGCCCTGACCAAGCGGTGGATCGCGGGCGCCGCCCTCGACGTGTTCGAGCACGAGCCGCTGCCCGAGGACAGCCCCTTGTGGACGACGCCGGGCCTGCTCGTCTCCCCGCACATGAGCGGCGACACGGTCGGCTGGCGGGACGCGCTCGGCGCGCAGTTCGTCGAGCTGTTCCGGGCGTGGGCGGCGGACCGGCCGCTGACCAACGTGGTCGACAAGGAACGTGGGTATGTCCCAGGTCATTGA
- a CDS encoding decarboxylase produces MDVSFLGGPHPQRGVGVVAPFDFVLDRELWRWIPDEVSLHLTRTPYVPVEVSLDLARLVSEHETLAEAVRALTAAEPEVLAYACTSGSFVGGTPGERAMCEAMTREGAVASVTTSGALLEALDELGARRIALVTPYTWSVTQSLEEYLAEASVAVTGRAYLGLTRHIWKVPYRDVADMARRAVLGSDGGVDCLFISCTNLPTYDVIPQLEAELRMPVISANQVTMWSALRRLGTRAVGPYQALIDPTARPGASPLNPPAPPQGQGLPEVPPAEGGGWT; encoded by the coding sequence ATGGACGTCTCTTTCCTCGGCGGACCACACCCTCAACGCGGTGTAGGTGTCGTCGCCCCTTTCGACTTCGTCCTCGACCGCGAACTGTGGCGCTGGATCCCGGACGAGGTCTCCCTCCATCTGACCCGGACGCCGTACGTACCCGTGGAGGTCAGCCTCGATCTCGCCCGCCTGGTCAGCGAGCACGAGACCCTCGCGGAGGCGGTCCGCGCACTGACCGCCGCCGAGCCCGAAGTCCTCGCGTACGCCTGTACGTCGGGCAGCTTCGTCGGCGGCACGCCCGGTGAACGCGCGATGTGCGAGGCCATGACCCGCGAGGGCGCGGTCGCCTCGGTGACCACGTCCGGCGCGCTCCTGGAGGCCCTCGACGAACTCGGCGCGCGGCGCATCGCGCTCGTCACGCCCTACACGTGGTCGGTCACGCAGTCCCTGGAGGAGTACCTGGCCGAGGCGTCGGTGGCCGTCACGGGCCGCGCCTACCTCGGCCTCACCCGGCACATCTGGAAGGTGCCCTACCGGGACGTGGCCGACATGGCGCGCCGCGCGGTCCTCGGCAGCGACGGGGGCGTGGACTGCCTCTTCATCAGCTGTACGAACCTCCCCACGTACGACGTCATCCCGCAACTGGAAGCGGAACTGCGGATGCCGGTGATCTCCGCGAACCAGGTGACGATGTGGTCCGCACTGCGTCGGCTGGGTACCCGTGCGGTAGGGCCCTATCAGGCACTGATCGATCCGACGGCGAGGCCGGGCGCGAGTCCGCTGAACCCGCCGGCTCCGCCCCAGGGCCAGGGCCTGCCCGAAGTACCACCCGCAGAAGGAGGAGGCTGGACGTGA
- a CDS encoding decarboxylase, whose amino-acid sequence MTALGFLYPGHSAEDDYPRMEQMLGSDIRLQVVHTDIGEDAHRVDALLEMGAADRLAAGVEELRLSGAEAVVWACTSGSFVFGWEGAHDQVRKLAMAAGLPASSTSFAFAHAAREVGATRVAVAATYPEDVAGHFSAFLKDGGVEVVAARGSGIITAAEVGTWGRDEVFALARAGDHPGAEALLLPDTALHTAAYVRDLEAEIGKPVLTANQVTVWEALRLAERRVNAPALGALFTKEPLVQAPVTG is encoded by the coding sequence GTGACGGCACTCGGATTTCTCTACCCGGGGCACTCGGCCGAGGACGACTACCCCCGCATGGAGCAGATGCTCGGCAGCGACATCCGGCTGCAGGTCGTCCACACGGACATCGGCGAGGACGCACACCGTGTCGACGCGCTGCTCGAGATGGGCGCGGCCGACCGGCTCGCGGCGGGCGTCGAGGAGCTGCGGCTCTCCGGCGCGGAGGCGGTGGTGTGGGCGTGCACCAGCGGCAGCTTCGTCTTCGGCTGGGAGGGCGCGCACGACCAGGTCCGCAAGCTGGCCATGGCGGCCGGGCTGCCCGCGTCGTCGACGTCGTTCGCCTTCGCCCATGCCGCGCGCGAGGTGGGAGCCACCCGTGTCGCGGTCGCGGCGACGTATCCGGAGGACGTGGCGGGCCACTTCTCCGCCTTCCTGAAGGACGGCGGAGTGGAGGTCGTGGCCGCCAGGGGGAGCGGCATCATCACGGCGGCGGAGGTGGGCACGTGGGGACGCGACGAGGTCTTCGCGCTGGCCCGCGCGGGCGACCATCCGGGCGCCGAGGCGCTGCTCCTGCCGGACACGGCGCTGCACACGGCGGCGTACGTCCGCGACCTGGAGGCGGAGATCGGCAAGCCGGTCCTGACGGCGAACCAGGTCACCGTCTGGGAGGCGCTGCGGCTGGCCGAGCGCAGGGTGAACGCGCCGGCGCTCGGCGCGCTGTTCACGAAGGAGCCGCTGGTCCAGGCGCCGGTGACGGGCTGA
- a CDS encoding LLM class flavin-dependent oxidoreductase translates to MDPTDDGIRGERYGTAPVPLSVLDLVTVGAGRTATDALRTGVDIAKLAEARGYHRYWVAEHHSMPGVASSSPAVILAHLAAHTGRIRLGSGGVMLPNHAPLVIAEQFGTLEAMAPGRVDLGLGRAPGTDGATAAALRRTDRLNEGADDFPQQLAELTRFLDDDFPDGHPYGRIHAVPGPVQSTSPGGVQSAHRPPIWLLGSSGFSARLAGALGLPFAFAHHFSAQNTIPALDLYRESFKPSALLDAPYALIGVSALATDDENEARRQVMAAALNMVRLRTGRPGLVPTPEEAEAHRFTEMERDFITSWNSNVIHGTPDQVRTGLDDLAKRTGADELMITANAHTNEIRLRSYDLIADAYGLPEA, encoded by the coding sequence GTGGACCCGACCGACGACGGCATCCGCGGCGAGCGGTACGGCACCGCGCCCGTGCCCCTGTCCGTGCTCGACCTCGTCACGGTCGGCGCGGGGCGCACCGCCACCGACGCCCTGCGCACCGGCGTCGACATCGCCAAGCTGGCCGAGGCCCGCGGCTACCACCGCTACTGGGTCGCCGAGCACCACTCCATGCCGGGCGTCGCCTCGTCCTCCCCGGCCGTGATCCTCGCCCACCTCGCCGCCCACACCGGCCGCATCCGCCTCGGCTCCGGCGGCGTCATGCTGCCCAACCACGCGCCGCTCGTCATCGCCGAACAGTTCGGCACCCTGGAGGCGATGGCCCCGGGCCGCGTCGACCTCGGCCTCGGCCGCGCCCCCGGCACCGACGGCGCGACCGCCGCCGCCCTGCGCCGCACGGATCGCCTCAACGAAGGCGCCGACGACTTCCCGCAGCAACTCGCCGAGCTCACCCGCTTCCTGGACGACGACTTCCCCGACGGCCACCCCTACGGCCGCATCCACGCCGTCCCCGGCCCCGTCCAGTCGACCTCGCCCGGCGGCGTCCAGTCCGCGCACCGCCCGCCGATCTGGCTGCTCGGCTCCTCCGGCTTCAGCGCCCGCCTCGCCGGCGCCCTCGGCCTGCCGTTCGCCTTCGCGCACCACTTCTCCGCGCAGAACACGATCCCGGCGCTCGACCTCTACCGCGAGTCGTTCAAGCCCTCCGCGCTCCTCGACGCCCCGTACGCGCTCATCGGCGTCTCGGCCCTCGCCACCGACGACGAGAACGAGGCCCGCCGCCAGGTCATGGCCGCCGCCCTGAACATGGTCCGCCTGCGCACCGGCCGCCCCGGCCTGGTCCCCACCCCCGAGGAGGCGGAGGCACACCGGTTCACGGAGATGGAGCGGGACTTCATCACGTCCTGGAACTCCAACGTCATCCACGGCACCCCCGACCAGGTCCGCACGGGCCTCGACGACCTCGCCAAGCGCACGGGCGCAGACGAGCTCATGATCACGGCCAACGCCCACACCAACGAGATCCGCCTGCGCAGCTACGACCTGATCGCGGACGCCTACGGGCTGCCGGAGGCGTAG